A genomic stretch from Natronomonas gomsonensis includes:
- a CDS encoding 50S ribosomal protein L22, with protein MGISYSVDADPEKTAKAMLRERHMSHKHSKEIAREIKGKTASDAVEYLEAVVNEEKSVPFKSHNSGVGHRNDIEGWDAGRYPNKASKAFLDLLENAINNADHQGFDGEAMTIAHIAAHKVGESPGQKPRAFGRASEWNTPQVDVELILESEEENE; from the coding sequence ATGGGAATCAGCTACTCAGTCGACGCCGACCCCGAGAAGACGGCGAAAGCCATGCTTCGGGAGCGTCACATGAGCCACAAGCACAGCAAGGAGATCGCCCGCGAAATCAAGGGCAAGACCGCTTCGGATGCGGTCGAATACCTCGAAGCGGTCGTCAATGAGGAGAAGTCCGTTCCGTTCAAGTCCCACAACTCCGGTGTCGGTCACCGAAACGACATCGAGGGCTGGGACGCGGGACGGTACCCCAACAAGGCCTCGAAGGCCTTCCTCGACCTCCTGGAGAACGCCATCAACAACGCCGACCATCAGGGATTCGACGGTGAGGCGATGACCATCGCCCACATCGCCGCCCACAAGGTCGGCGAGTCGCCGGGACAGAAACCCCGCGCGTTCGGTCGCGCCTCGGAGTGGAACACTCCGCAGGTCGACGTCGAACTTATCCTCGAAAGCGAGGAGGAGAACGAATAA